The proteins below come from a single Eubacterium limosum genomic window:
- the leuB gene encoding 3-isopropylmalate dehydrogenase has product MNYKIAVIKGDGIGPEIVEASMKVLDKIGEKYNHTFDYTEVLAGGAAIDACDTPLPQKTVDICKASDAVLLGALGGPKWDNLPGDKRPEAGLLGIRKALGLFANLRPAMLFEELRDASPLKSEIIGDGLDVLVVRELTGDVYFGEKKKDGDFGASDLMNYTRPEVERIARVAFDSAKKRGGKVTSVDKANVLETSRFWRSVVLEIAREYPDVELDHLYVDNAAMQLVINPHQFDVILTGNLFGDILSDEASMLTGSIGMLPSASLGEGKFGMYEPIHGSAPDIAGQDKANPIATVLSVAMMLRYSLGLSDEADNIEDAVKKTLAQGYRTGDIAGDNSNVVGCVEMGEKIISNL; this is encoded by the coding sequence ATGAATTATAAAATAGCAGTTATTAAAGGGGACGGAATCGGTCCTGAAATCGTAGAAGCCAGCATGAAAGTGCTGGATAAAATTGGTGAAAAGTACAATCATACCTTTGACTATACAGAAGTTCTGGCAGGGGGCGCAGCTATTGATGCCTGCGACACACCGCTTCCGCAGAAAACGGTGGATATCTGTAAAGCCAGTGACGCTGTATTGTTAGGTGCCCTCGGCGGTCCAAAGTGGGATAACCTGCCAGGGGACAAGCGACCAGAGGCCGGCCTCTTAGGCATTCGCAAGGCTCTTGGCTTGTTCGCGAACCTGAGACCAGCCATGCTTTTTGAAGAGCTGAGAGACGCTTCACCGTTAAAATCCGAGATTATCGGCGATGGTCTGGACGTTTTAGTCGTCCGTGAACTGACCGGCGATGTATATTTTGGGGAAAAGAAAAAAGACGGCGATTTCGGCGCTTCTGACTTAATGAATTACACGCGGCCAGAGGTAGAAAGAATTGCCCGGGTAGCCTTTGACAGCGCGAAAAAGCGCGGCGGAAAGGTAACCAGTGTCGATAAGGCAAATGTTCTTGAAACTTCACGCTTCTGGCGTTCAGTGGTTCTTGAAATTGCCAGGGAATACCCCGATGTCGAGCTGGACCATCTGTATGTCGATAATGCGGCCATGCAGCTTGTCATTAATCCGCATCAGTTTGATGTTATCTTGACAGGAAATCTTTTCGGAGACATTCTATCCGATGAAGCCAGCATGCTTACCGGGTCGATCGGAATGCTGCCTTCGGCCAGCCTGGGCGAAGGCAAGTTTGGCATGTATGAACCGATTCATGGCTCAGCGCCAGATATCGCTGGGCAGGATAAAGCCAACCCGATTGCCACAGTGCTGTCTGTCGCAATGATGCTGCGCTATTCCTTAGGCCTTTCGGATGAGGCGGACAATATTGAGGACGCAGTGAAAAAGACACTTGCTCAGGGTTACCGCACCGGCGATATTGCCGGTGACAATAGCAATGTTGTCGGCTGTGTCGAAATGGGTGAAAAAATTATTTCTAATCTATAA
- the ilvD gene encoding dihydroxy-acid dehydratase produces the protein MRSDSIKSGMQNVPKRALLRALGLTEEEMTRPLIGVVNSYNEVVPGHMNLDKITEAVKAGVRLAGGVPLEFPAIAVCDGIAMGHQGMKYSLVTRDLIADSTEAMAMAHAFDALVMIPNCDKNVPGLLMAAARLNLPAIFVSGGPMLAGRVGDLRTSFSSMSEAVGSYTAGKMSQETLEEYECNTCPTCGSCSGMYTANSMNCLTEVLGMGLRGNGTIPAVYSERLRLAKRAGMQIMELLEKDIRPKDIMTADAFRNALTMDMALGCSTNSMLHLPAIAHECGVDLNLEIANELSEKTPNLCHLAPAGHTYVEDLNAAGGIYAVMSEINKLGLLKTDLITVTGKTVGENIEGVHNLNPEVIRPVENPYSKTGGIAVLKGSLAPDTCVVKQSAVVPEMLKHEGPARVFESEEAAQEAINNDQINAGDVVVIRYEGPKGGPGMREMLNPTSAIMGRGLGSSVALITDGRFSGATRGACVGHVSPEAAAGGPIAFVEEGDIISIDIPNRSIELKVSEEEVAKRREGWTPKEPEIKTGYLARYAKLVSSANKGAILE, from the coding sequence ATGCGTAGTGATTCCATAAAATCAGGAATGCAGAATGTGCCGAAGCGGGCGCTTCTGAGAGCGCTTGGCTTGACCGAAGAAGAAATGACAAGACCTTTGATTGGCGTTGTTAACTCTTATAATGAAGTCGTTCCGGGGCATATGAATCTCGATAAAATTACAGAAGCCGTAAAAGCTGGTGTTCGTCTGGCTGGTGGGGTTCCTCTGGAATTTCCAGCAATCGCTGTCTGTGATGGGATAGCAATGGGCCATCAGGGGATGAAATATTCGCTGGTTACCCGAGATCTGATTGCCGACTCTACCGAAGCCATGGCAATGGCCCACGCCTTTGACGCTTTGGTAATGATTCCAAATTGCGATAAAAATGTTCCCGGGCTTTTAATGGCGGCAGCCCGTCTTAATCTGCCTGCTATTTTCGTCAGCGGCGGCCCAATGCTGGCCGGACGGGTAGGCGATTTGAGAACAAGCTTTTCCAGTATGTCAGAAGCGGTGGGCTCCTATACTGCCGGGAAAATGTCTCAGGAAACATTGGAAGAGTATGAATGTAATACCTGTCCGACCTGTGGCTCTTGCTCGGGGATGTATACTGCTAACAGCATGAATTGCCTGACTGAGGTTTTGGGCATGGGGCTGCGCGGCAACGGCACAATCCCGGCCGTTTACTCTGAACGTCTGCGTCTGGCTAAACGTGCGGGTATGCAGATCATGGAGCTGCTCGAAAAAGATATTCGACCAAAGGATATTATGACAGCGGATGCTTTCAGAAACGCATTAACAATGGACATGGCGCTGGGCTGCAGCACGAATTCGATGCTGCATCTGCCGGCGATTGCCCATGAATGTGGTGTGGATCTGAATTTGGAAATTGCCAATGAGCTCAGCGAGAAAACACCGAATCTGTGTCATTTGGCGCCTGCGGGCCATACCTATGTGGAAGACTTGAACGCTGCCGGCGGGATTTATGCGGTTATGAGTGAAATCAACAAGCTTGGCCTGTTAAAAACAGATTTAATCACGGTCACAGGAAAAACAGTGGGCGAAAATATCGAAGGGGTTCATAATCTGAATCCTGAGGTTATCCGCCCTGTTGAAAATCCTTACAGCAAAACCGGCGGTATTGCGGTTCTGAAAGGCAGCCTGGCACCAGATACCTGTGTGGTTAAACAGTCTGCGGTCGTACCGGAAATGCTTAAGCATGAAGGCCCTGCCAGAGTGTTTGAGAGCGAGGAAGCAGCACAGGAGGCCATCAATAATGATCAGATTAACGCCGGTGATGTGGTGGTAATCCGCTATGAAGGACCAAAAGGCGGCCCGGGCATGCGCGAAATGCTGAACCCAACCTCTGCCATCATGGGAAGAGGGCTTGGCAGCTCTGTTGCGTTGATTACAGATGGCCGTTTCAGCGGCGCTACCAGAGGTGCCTGTGTCGGTCATGTTTCACCAGAAGCGGCGGCCGGCGGCCCAATCGCTTTTGTAGAGGAAGGCGATATCATTTCCATTGATATTCCCAACCGCAGCATTGAGCTGAAGGTCAGTGAGGAAGAAGTGGCTAAACGTAGGGAAGGCTGGACGCCAAAAGAACCGGAAATTAAGACGGGTTACCTGGCCCGTTATGCAAAGCTTGTGTC
- the cimA gene encoding citramalate synthase, whose protein sequence is MSEKIILFDSTLRDGAQAEGISFSVEDKIRVLETLDRVGIDIIEAGNPGSNPKDIEFFERVKDIELKHSKLCAFGSTRRSGIDVEDDANLQAIIQADTPAVAIFGKAWPFHITEIIKTTLDENLAMVEDTMAFLKASGKAVTFDAEHFFDGYKMDPAYAVEVLKAAERGGAECVALCDTNGGTLPMEIMEIVKHVASEVGIAVGIHCHNDSGLGVANSIMAVQAGARQVQGTFLGYGERCGNANLSSIIPNLQLKLGYDCLSPESMEKLTSSAIRIAEISNYVLSGREPFVGKSAFAHKGGMHIDAVLKAPTSFEHIPPESVGNQRRILMSEVAGRSTIIQLINEIDPSLTKKSEETTRVMDKIKELEYQGYQFEGAESSIKLLIRKELGKYRPFFQIEDFKTIGEKPVEGRALSASAVVKVNVEGQSEINAAEGDGPVNALDKALRKALEVFYPKIKEVRLTDFKVRVIDKGATASKVRVLIESTDGEDIWTNVGVSTDVIEASLIALIDSIEYKLLNDMERKLKEFKFI, encoded by the coding sequence ATGTCCGAAAAAATAATTTTATTCGATTCTACCCTTAGGGATGGAGCCCAGGCAGAAGGAATATCCTTTTCTGTAGAGGATAAAATCCGGGTACTGGAAACGCTGGACCGGGTAGGCATTGATATCATCGAAGCGGGTAACCCGGGATCAAATCCAAAGGATATCGAGTTTTTTGAACGCGTTAAGGATATTGAACTGAAGCATTCAAAGCTGTGCGCATTTGGCAGTACAAGAAGAAGCGGCATTGATGTGGAAGATGATGCAAACCTGCAGGCGATTATTCAGGCGGATACACCGGCAGTTGCTATTTTTGGAAAAGCGTGGCCTTTTCATATCACAGAGATTATTAAAACGACACTGGACGAAAATCTTGCGATGGTTGAGGATACGATGGCTTTTTTAAAAGCAAGTGGAAAGGCTGTAACCTTTGACGCAGAACATTTCTTTGACGGCTACAAGATGGACCCGGCATATGCTGTTGAGGTTCTGAAAGCAGCTGAGCGCGGCGGAGCCGAATGCGTCGCCCTTTGTGATACCAACGGCGGTACTCTCCCCATGGAAATCATGGAGATTGTAAAGCATGTTGCCAGTGAAGTCGGCATTGCCGTCGGCATTCATTGCCATAATGACAGTGGTCTGGGCGTAGCAAATAGTATTATGGCAGTACAGGCCGGGGCAAGACAGGTGCAGGGAACTTTTTTAGGCTATGGAGAACGATGTGGAAACGCCAATCTTTCTTCGATTATTCCCAATCTTCAGCTAAAGCTGGGGTATGACTGCCTGAGCCCAGAGTCAATGGAAAAGCTGACCAGCTCGGCCATCCGTATCGCGGAAATTTCCAATTATGTTTTGTCCGGGCGAGAACCCTTTGTGGGTAAAAGCGCCTTTGCTCATAAGGGCGGCATGCATATTGACGCGGTATTAAAAGCGCCGACTTCCTTTGAGCATATTCCACCAGAGTCTGTAGGGAACCAGCGGCGGATTTTAATGTCAGAGGTTGCCGGGCGCAGTACCATTATCCAGCTGATCAATGAAATTGATCCAAGCCTGACAAAAAAATCAGAAGAAACCACGCGGGTGATGGACAAAATTAAAGAGCTCGAGTATCAGGGCTATCAATTTGAAGGTGCTGAGAGCAGTATCAAGCTTTTGATTCGCAAAGAACTTGGAAAATACCGGCCGTTTTTTCAGATTGAAGATTTTAAAACCATCGGTGAAAAGCCTGTTGAAGGCCGGGCACTCAGCGCTTCTGCCGTTGTAAAGGTCAATGTTGAGGGACAGTCTGAAATCAACGCTGCTGAAGGTGACGGCCCTGTAAATGCTTTGGATAAAGCGCTCAGAAAAGCTCTGGAGGTCTTTTATCCCAAAATTAAGGAGGTTCGCCTCACAGACTTTAAGGTCCGCGTGATTGATAAAGGCGCGACAGCCTCGAAAGTCCGTGTTTTAATCGAAAGCACAGATGGCGAGGATATCTGGACAAACGTCGGCGTTTCCACTGACGTTATTGAAGCCAGCCTTATCGCGTTAATCGATTCGATTGAGTACAAGCTTCTCAACGATATGGAAAGAAAATTGAAAGAGTTTAAATTTATATAA
- a CDS encoding ABC transporter permease, giving the protein MKISTDSHIKKMPPGVLKLLAILFWIGIWELGASMVGNSLVLPSPWTTLTGVAGVVGEAGFFEDLGMTLIRVFGGIAVSVALGAVVGMLSGLNRVLYELMLPFVTVVRTLPVVSVSILINLWIKSGWVPLMVTFLVCFPITWTNVVEGIQNTSRNLLEMAALYHVPFKRVLKDIYLPTLKPYFASALMNVIGMGWRSTVTSEVLANALPSVGMNLYYAKVYLETETLFSWTLIVVICSFTLEKLTVWFLRKIKAGDDYGY; this is encoded by the coding sequence GTGAAGATTTCTACGGACTCACATATTAAAAAAATGCCGCCAGGAGTTTTAAAACTTCTGGCAATCCTTTTTTGGATTGGTATTTGGGAGCTTGGAGCCAGTATGGTGGGAAACAGCCTCGTTCTTCCATCGCCGTGGACAACCTTGACCGGTGTGGCTGGAGTCGTTGGTGAAGCCGGATTTTTTGAAGATCTTGGAATGACCTTAATCCGGGTTTTTGGCGGGATTGCTGTCTCTGTGGCGCTTGGGGCAGTGGTCGGAATGCTCAGCGGTCTTAACCGTGTTCTTTATGAATTGATGCTGCCGTTTGTCACAGTTGTGAGGACGCTGCCGGTAGTGTCGGTCAGTATTTTGATTAACCTTTGGATCAAGTCAGGCTGGGTACCGCTGATGGTCACCTTTCTTGTCTGTTTTCCTATTACCTGGACGAATGTGGTGGAGGGCATCCAAAATACCAGCAGAAACCTTCTGGAGATGGCGGCGCTGTACCATGTGCCCTTTAAGCGTGTATTAAAAGATATCTATCTGCCCACATTAAAGCCTTACTTCGCTTCTGCTTTAATGAATGTTATCGGAATGGGGTGGCGATCAACCGTAACCTCTGAGGTCTTAGCCAATGCCCTCCCGTCTGTGGGAATGAATTTATACTACGCTAAAGTATATCTGGAAACAGAGACACTGTTCTCATGGACGCTGATTGTCGTAATATGCAGTTTTACCCTTGAAAAACTGACTGTTTGGTTTTTGAGAAAAATAAAGGCCGGTGACGATTATGGATATTAA
- the leuC gene encoding 3-isopropylmalate dehydratase large subunit yields MGMTMTQKILAAHAGLESVKPGDLIMADLDLVLGNDITSPVAINVFKNINKETVFDKDKVALVPDHFAPNKDIKAAEQCKQVRCFACEQDVTNYFEIGEMGVEHALLPEKGLVVAGDVVIGADSHTCTYGALGAFSTGVGSTDMAVGMATGKAWFKVPSAIKFNLTGAFKEGVSGKDLILHIIGMIGVDGALYKSMEFAGEGVSSLTMDDRFTIANMAIEAGGKNGIFPVDDKTIEYMKEHSTKEYKAFEADADAEYDAVYDINLADIKSTVAFPHLPENTKTVDEITEPVKIDQVVIGSCTNGRFSDFKKAADLMRGKHVAKGIRVLIIPATQQIYLDCMEAGYLKDFIEAGATVSTPTCGPCLGGHMGILAAGERCVSTTNRNFVGRMGHVDSEVYLASPEVAAASAILGRIAGPEEL; encoded by the coding sequence TTGGGTATGACAATGACTCAGAAAATATTGGCGGCACATGCTGGTCTGGAATCCGTAAAACCGGGTGATTTGATCATGGCAGACCTGGACCTGGTGTTGGGGAATGATATTACCTCACCGGTAGCCATCAATGTTTTTAAAAATATTAATAAGGAAACCGTTTTTGACAAAGACAAGGTTGCGCTGGTCCCAGACCATTTTGCGCCGAACAAGGATATTAAGGCTGCGGAGCAGTGCAAACAGGTGCGCTGTTTTGCCTGTGAGCAGGATGTCACCAACTATTTTGAAATCGGCGAAATGGGTGTAGAGCATGCTCTGCTGCCGGAAAAGGGGCTGGTTGTTGCCGGCGATGTCGTGATTGGGGCAGATTCTCACACCTGTACCTATGGTGCGCTTGGGGCTTTCTCAACCGGTGTGGGTTCTACCGACATGGCGGTTGGTATGGCAACCGGTAAAGCCTGGTTTAAGGTGCCGTCTGCCATTAAATTCAATCTGACTGGCGCTTTCAAAGAAGGTGTTTCAGGAAAAGACCTGATTCTTCACATTATCGGAATGATTGGTGTGGATGGTGCGCTTTATAAATCAATGGAATTTGCCGGAGAGGGTGTGTCAAGCCTGACGATGGATGATCGCTTCACCATTGCAAATATGGCCATTGAAGCTGGCGGTAAAAATGGTATCTTCCCTGTCGACGATAAGACCATCGAATATATGAAGGAACATTCCACCAAGGAATACAAGGCCTTTGAAGCAGACGCCGACGCCGAGTATGACGCTGTGTACGATATTAATCTGGCAGATATCAAGTCTACGGTGGCATTCCCGCACTTGCCTGAAAACACTAAAACCGTTGATGAAATTACTGAACCGGTTAAGATTGACCAGGTTGTTATCGGCTCATGCACCAATGGACGTTTCTCAGACTTTAAAAAGGCCGCAGATCTGATGCGCGGTAAGCATGTTGCCAAAGGAATCCGTGTTTTGATTATTCCAGCAACTCAGCAGATTTACCTGGATTGTATGGAAGCGGGATATTTAAAAGACTTTATTGAAGCGGGCGCAACGGTGAGCACACCGACCTGCGGGCCATGCCTGGGCGGACATATGGGGATTCTGGCAGCGGGAGAACGCTGTGTTTCCACAACAAACCGTAACTTTGTCGGACGCATGGGCCATGTGGACTCGGAAGTCTATCTGGCGAGCCCCGAGGTTGCGGCGGCATCTGCTATCCTGGGCCGTATTGCCGGACCAGAAGAATTATAA
- the leuD gene encoding 3-isopropylmalate dehydratase small subunit: protein MKAKGKVFRYGNNVDTDVIIPARYLNTSDPLELAEHCMEDIDKDFIKRVEDGDIIVADDNFGCGSSREHAPIAIKASGVSCVIANSFARIFYRNSINIGLPILECPEAVAAIEAGDEVEVDFDSGVITDVTKGQSFQGQAFPEFMQKLIAAGGLVNYVNENLI, encoded by the coding sequence ATGAAAGCAAAAGGAAAAGTATTTAGATATGGCAACAATGTTGATACAGACGTTATTATTCCCGCAAGATACCTGAACACCAGCGATCCTCTGGAATTAGCGGAGCATTGTATGGAGGATATTGATAAGGATTTTATAAAACGCGTGGAGGACGGCGATATCATCGTCGCTGATGATAATTTTGGCTGCGGCTCTTCAAGAGAGCATGCGCCCATTGCCATCAAAGCCTCAGGCGTCTCCTGTGTAATCGCCAATAGCTTTGCGCGTATTTTTTATCGCAATTCCATCAATATCGGGCTGCCGATTCTGGAATGTCCGGAAGCGGTGGCAGCGATTGAAGCAGGCGACGAAGTAGAAGTGGATTTCGACTCTGGCGTTATCACTGACGTGACCAAGGGACAGAGCTTCCAGGGACAGGCATTCCCTGAATTTATGCAGAAGCTGATCGCAGCAGGCGGCCTGGTAAATTACGTCAACGAGAATCTCATTTAG
- a CDS encoding ABC transporter ATP-binding protein: MDIKIENLTKAYGNEVIYCDFSIKFPENKITGIMGPSGSGKTTLLNLLAGVTAPDSGIIEGVEDGKVSYIFQEDRLLPWRTVKQNLCFVLDKEQESTVAPILEMVGLAEYADYYPKALSGGMRQRVSIARAFCYPSSLLLMDEPFSSLDYELKDRMAEDFKRLWRQDPKTVIYVSHNRNELTKICDAIYLLKEKPVKVEKIT, encoded by the coding sequence ATGGATATTAAAATAGAAAACTTGACAAAGGCTTATGGAAATGAAGTGATTTATTGTGATTTCAGTATAAAATTTCCAGAAAATAAGATCACCGGAATTATGGGGCCGTCGGGCAGCGGAAAAACCACGCTGCTGAACCTTCTGGCTGGCGTCACAGCTCCAGACAGCGGCATTATTGAAGGTGTAGAGGATGGGAAGGTTTCTTATATTTTTCAGGAGGACCGCCTTTTACCCTGGCGGACGGTTAAACAAAATCTGTGCTTTGTACTGGATAAAGAGCAGGAATCGACCGTGGCACCCATTCTTGAAATGGTGGGCTTGGCAGAGTATGCAGATTATTATCCAAAAGCTCTGAGCGGCGGAATGCGCCAGCGTGTTTCCATAGCCAGGGCTTTTTGTTATCCTTCGAGCCTGTTGTTGATGGATGAGCCCTTCAGCAGTCTGGACTATGAGCTTAAGGACCGTATGGCTGAAGATTTCAAACGCCTTTGGCGGCAAGATCCCAAAACAGTTATCTATGTAAGCCATAACCGGAATGAGCTTACAAAGATCTGCGATGCGATATATTTATTAAAAGAAAAACCTGTTAAGGTTGAGAAAATTACATAA
- a CDS encoding alpha-amylase family glycosyl hydrolase has product MDFGDFNVYHIFTMGFAGAEEYQEQCGQTKHRLWKIENLLEYLKKLGINTILLGPLFSSVSHGYDTTDYYTVDRRLGTNEDLAALMNKLHDSGFKVVLDCVFNHVGRDFFAFQDMKQNRENSRYKDWFLGVNFWGNNSFNDGLSYENWAGHDNLVKLNLYNPEVKDYLKEVMRFWIETFHIDGVRMDAANVMSTEFLRELSDFSKNLKQDFWFVGESVHGDYNVLVQEGHLDSVTNYEDYKGLYSSLNTKNYFEISFSLNRLFGEYGIYKSFYTFNFVDNHDVDRVASTLTREAWLYPLYLMLYTMPGIPSIYYGSEQGAKGVKGNGTDAPLRPNYESMHFDERCDLYQKICRMAAVRRASRAIRYGDYKELFVKSQQMGFMRRFENEQVYALFNSEENSVRVEHHDLRGKFRDLYNNEIVECDGSVEIPGDSGRVLVDESCGLVVEEITEQPSSSQAEEQSAGEIKSREEKCDQTLETPIGMTMQDIMSKAIEEAERGIEEGEVPVGAVILHNGEIIAAAHNQKETLQDPTAHAEMLVIREASKKLGRWRLDDCELYVTAEPCPMCMGAVIQSRIRKLVYGTWETRFGGVETTAELGKHPMLSNATEIYSGICEEKCQELLERFFQNNR; this is encoded by the coding sequence ATGGATTTTGGCGACTTTAATGTATATCACATTTTTACGATGGGCTTTGCCGGAGCTGAGGAATACCAGGAGCAGTGCGGACAAACAAAGCACCGCCTCTGGAAAATAGAGAATCTTCTGGAATACTTAAAAAAGCTGGGCATTAATACGATTTTGCTTGGGCCTCTGTTCAGTTCAGTATCGCATGGATACGACACAACAGACTATTATACGGTTGACAGGCGTCTGGGCACAAATGAAGATTTAGCGGCGCTTATGAACAAACTCCATGATAGTGGTTTTAAGGTGGTGCTGGACTGTGTTTTTAATCATGTAGGAAGGGATTTTTTTGCTTTTCAGGATATGAAACAGAACCGGGAAAACTCGCGTTATAAAGATTGGTTCCTCGGCGTTAATTTTTGGGGAAATAACAGCTTTAACGATGGCCTTAGCTATGAAAACTGGGCGGGGCATGACAATCTTGTCAAACTGAACCTTTATAATCCAGAGGTAAAGGATTATTTAAAAGAAGTCATGCGTTTTTGGATTGAAACATTTCATATAGACGGCGTCCGGATGGACGCTGCCAACGTTATGAGCACTGAGTTTTTAAGAGAGCTTAGTGATTTTTCCAAAAATTTGAAGCAGGACTTCTGGTTTGTCGGTGAGAGTGTCCACGGCGATTATAATGTGCTGGTACAGGAGGGGCATCTTGATTCTGTAACCAATTATGAGGACTACAAAGGGTTGTATTCCAGCCTGAATACCAAAAACTACTTTGAGATTTCCTTTTCCCTGAACCGCCTTTTTGGCGAGTATGGCATTTACAAAAGCTTTTATACTTTCAATTTTGTGGACAACCATGATGTAGACCGGGTGGCCTCAACCCTGACCCGTGAAGCGTGGTTGTATCCGCTTTATCTGATGCTTTATACCATGCCGGGGATTCCTTCGATTTACTATGGCAGCGAACAGGGCGCCAAGGGTGTAAAAGGGAATGGGACAGACGCGCCGCTCAGACCAAATTATGAAAGCATGCATTTTGATGAGCGCTGTGATTTATATCAGAAAATCTGCCGTATGGCGGCGGTTAGAAGGGCGTCGAGAGCAATACGCTACGGCGATTATAAAGAATTATTTGTAAAGTCGCAGCAAATGGGATTCATGAGGCGTTTTGAAAATGAACAGGTCTACGCCCTGTTTAACAGCGAGGAGAATTCTGTCAGAGTTGAGCACCATGACCTGAGAGGAAAATTTAGGGATTTGTATAATAACGAAATTGTGGAGTGTGACGGCAGTGTTGAAATTCCTGGAGATTCTGGACGTGTTCTGGTAGATGAGAGCTGCGGTCTTGTCGTCGAGGAAATAACAGAACAGCCAAGCAGCAGCCAAGCAGAAGAGCAGTCCGCTGGGGAGATCAAATCCCGAGAGGAGAAATGCGACCAGACTCTTGAAACTCCTATAGGGATGACCATGCAGGATATTATGTCTAAAGCAATAGAGGAGGCTGAAAGGGGCATCGAAGAAGGTGAGGTGCCTGTTGGGGCAGTGATCTTGCACAATGGAGAGATCATAGCAGCGGCCCACAACCAGAAAGAAACGCTGCAGGACCCAACGGCACATGCCGAGATGCTTGTTATTCGTGAGGCTTCAAAAAAACTTGGACGATGGCGTCTGGACGACTGTGAACTTTATGTGACAGCGGAACCGTGCCCCATGTGTATGGGGGCAGTTATTCAAAGCCGAATCAGGAAACTGGTTTACGGGACATGGGAAACGCGGTTTGGCGGTGTCGAGACAACGGCAGAGCTGGGAAAGCATCCAATGCTTTCAAATGCAACGGAAATTTATTCCGGTATCTGTGAAGAGAAATGCCAGGAACTGCTTGAACGTTTTTTTCAAAATAACCGTTAG
- the ilvC gene encoding ketol-acid reductoisomerase — MATLFYDKDCNLGLLDGKKVAVIGYGSQGHAHALNMKESGVDVRIGLYEGSKSWPKAEAAGLTVKTVAEAVKESDVIMVLLPDEKQAQIYATEIEPNLEDGNYLAFAHGFNIHFKQIVPPAGVNVFMIAPKAPGHTVRSQFEKGEGVPMLIAVEQDPSGNTHDIGLAYAKAIGGARSGILETSFREETETDLFGEQAVLCGGVTALMKAGFEVLVEAGYEPESAYFECINEMKLIVDLIFKGGFSMMRYSISDTAEYGDYVTGSKIITEDTKEAMREVLRDIQEGTFAKNWLLENKCGRPYFNAKRRIESEQQLEKVGAELRKMMTWAD; from the coding sequence ATGGCAACATTATTTTATGACAAAGATTGTAATTTAGGTTTATTAGATGGTAAGAAAGTAGCTGTTATCGGTTATGGCAGCCAGGGACATGCTCACGCTTTAAATATGAAAGAATCCGGAGTGGATGTGCGCATCGGTTTATATGAAGGCAGCAAATCCTGGCCTAAGGCTGAAGCAGCGGGCCTTACAGTCAAAACTGTCGCCGAAGCGGTAAAAGAATCTGATGTCATCATGGTATTGCTTCCAGATGAAAAACAGGCTCAGATTTACGCAACCGAGATTGAACCAAATCTGGAAGACGGCAACTACCTGGCATTTGCTCACGGTTTTAACATCCATTTCAAACAGATTGTTCCACCGGCAGGCGTAAATGTATTTATGATCGCGCCAAAAGCTCCGGGTCATACTGTAAGAAGCCAGTTTGAAAAGGGTGAAGGTGTTCCAATGCTGATTGCCGTTGAGCAGGACCCATCTGGTAATACTCATGATATCGGATTGGCTTACGCAAAAGCCATCGGCGGTGCGAGATCCGGTATTCTTGAAACCAGCTTCCGCGAAGAAACAGAAACAGATTTATTTGGAGAACAGGCTGTTTTATGCGGCGGCGTTACAGCGTTGATGAAGGCAGGCTTTGAAGTATTGGTAGAAGCCGGCTACGAACCGGAAAGCGCATACTTTGAATGTATCAACGAAATGAAACTGATCGTTGACCTGATCTTCAAGGGTGGTTTCTCCATGATGCGTTATTCCATCTCTGATACTGCTGAATACGGCGACTATGTCACAGGCTCAAAGATCATTACCGAGGACACAAAAGAAGCCATGAGAGAAGTATTAAGAGACATTCAGGAAGGTACTTTTGCTAAAAACTGGTTACTTGAAAACAAATGCGGCAGACCATATTTTAATGCGAAGAGACGGATTGAGTCCGAACAGCAGCTTGAAAAAGTCGGCGCAGAATTGAGAAAGATGATGACCTGGGCTGACTGA